The Nymphaea colorata isolate Beijing-Zhang1983 chromosome 11, ASM883128v2, whole genome shotgun sequence genome includes the window CAGCTACTTGCCTAATGAAACCAGTGGAATTCTGTGAGTTGTTATAGGAAATGCTCTTCATAGATATGGCCTGCATCCCATACAGGTAACAGTGGAAGATGAGAAGATCCTGGTTCTGAGAGGGGGAGGGAAGcggaaaagagaagaaggagatgaagaggaCTGCAGATACATCCGAATGGAGAGGAGGGCATCCTCAAGGTTTGTAAGGAAATTCAATCTGCCAGATGACTCTGATGTCTCTTCAATCTCAGCAAGGTGTGAGAATGGGGTGCTAACAGTCACAGTGGCAAGGATTCCACCTTCAAGCGAGCAGAAAACGGTAGAGATCCCCATTGCCTGAGATGGGCTGCAGGGGGAAGGGCTTGCAGGAAGGTTGAAGGAATGTGATCATCATCTATTTTTGTTAGTGTAAATACCTCCTCTCCAGGTACATTAGAATGTTTTCACCTTTCTCTATGGTTTCTTACGCATGTATATGATCAACTCGTATGCCTATGAAAGTTTGCTTTGGAAGGTAATATTTTGAGTCCGGAGGAACTGTTGGTACGTTAAAACTCATTTGAATCGGCCAGTCCGGAGGAAACAGATACATACGTTTATGatttatatttattaaatgTAGATTATTAGACAACAAaaataattaccaaaatacagaaaataagtCGACTATGTTCAAGCCGTGTGTTGATGCAATGTGCCCTTTCAAGAGTGTCTGTGGGAGACTCTGTGTGACAAACTGTCAAGTATAAAAGCagtagaagaaagagagagcttgGGAACCGACTTTGTTGGCTTTATTTTTCagaatgaaagagaagaaaatgttttcttctCTCATGTTTGACAGCTCCTTTGGACAACACCCGCTTTCTCCCCGAGTAAATTTTATTCATCTTATCAGACTTGGCCTGAGAGACATGATCTGAACTTAAAGGGcttcagattaaaaaaaaaaaaaaaaaaacgagagaaaATAGGTTGTGGAAAATTGTCAAGCAAAATAGACGGATTTAACTTGTTTCTATCTTAACGGGACCGAAGAAACCGATGTACACTGGAAGTCCCCTTCTCAAGGACTAAAAAAACACGCAATGTGATATAATGTGATTCGAGTAAAGACATAATGTGATTCGACTAGATTGAATTGGATTCACAATTATTTGACACCTAGGCTGGATAAAAAAGATTCACAGAACCATGGATGTTTTACTCATACTTatctaaattttaatttgaaaactcaaaaaattatgcTTCGCAATTCCATAATCCTAGTTTTTTTATGTAAATCTcgaaaattatattcttcccCAATTGTGGCATTGatagaagaaataaaatttttgataggAATATGAATGTATCAAACCGAAAGAACCCTTAACTATTTCAGTTGGTAATAGAACGATCTCCTTAACTATTTCAGTTGGTAATAGAACGATCTCTAGCATGATGCCGATAGTCGGCTCACTTAAAAACTCTTGGCACATCATCGATGACTCCCTTGAAAACTTTTAGTGTGCTGCCGATGGTTTCCTTAGAAAATATTGACATGTCGCCAATAGTTtatgagatattaaaatataaaatgttaaaagtttcaaatataaatgaacATCAGACCAGGTACCGGACGAACTTAATAACTAAGCATAATAACTAAGCAGGTTGGGCTTGAGCTGCCTACAAGGACTTCAAGCCAGTCTAGCTTTGTCAAAGCTTAGGTCTGCGTGGGCTGATGGGCGGCCTTATACACAATAAGAACGGTAGTTCTTTGTACATATATTTCTCCCATAAGAACAACCAACTTTATGTATTTGCAGAAGATCTTGTCGTTTCAAATGTTATAATTGAAAAAGATGTGTCAACAAGTAAAGTATAAATGCACGCTGATTCTGATATATTTGTCATTTAAGGTACAAAGCATGTCACATTCTAAACAGGTCGAGCTCAATTAGCCCTTAAGCACTAATACGTCTCACGACGAAATCAGTGTGTTTGTTATGAGATTCCATAATTTTCACATATGAAATACGACGCTCTCGCCTTAGGATCCGTTGATTGCAAATTTTCTTCCTCGATATGACAAGAAGAGCATGTAATAATGGGTCTACTCTTGAGAGTCGATCAATGATTTTCCTGGGAAACATTTTCCCAGCGGGAAGGGGACCCACAAGGGTCGTGGCAAAAAAGAAGCGGGGCCGCTTAAAAGAAGGCGCGGGTTCGTTTCTTCCCTCCGCTACCGTTGCAGTTGCAGCCCAAAAAGCCTGAACCCGCCGAAAACCCTAATCCTTCTCTCCGCcagagagaggagaaaaaaaaaattcatggacCTCAACGCCATGGATGCCTACGAGGACGATGGGTTCTGCCTCTCTGGGGACGCCTCCTGCGACCTCTGCGAGTCGATCATGACGAGGTACAAAAACTCCTCCCAGGAGGACCATCAGCACCTCTGCGCAGTCGCTGGAGCCATATCCCAGGAGCTCCGAGAGCAAAAGCTGCCCCTTTCTCCTATCTCCTACTTTGGCGCCGCCGTCTCCTCCCTCGAGCGGCTAGCAGGCGGTCCGTCGACCCTCCAGTCAGGCGACCCGGCGATCGCCGCGCTCCTCAACCTTCTATCAGTCTCCATCTCTAGGATTTCACCAGCTGTCCTCAAGAGCAAGGGGCTCTCTGTTGCTGAGGTTGTGGTTAGGGTACTGGGCTCCAGCTTGCAGTCGCCGGCGGCTGTGAAGGCCGGGCTGAAGTGCGTCTCCCAGCTCCTGGTGGCTGCCGATAAAGTTGATTGGGCGGGTATGGCTCGGCCTTATGGCTTCCTGCTCACTCATGTAACCGATCAAAGGCCTAAGGTGAGTTCGTCACTCCACTTATTGGATCGTTTTACAACTGAATTGTATACCTCTCGTGCTTTTTTAATTTGGAAAACTAGTTTTGTGAATCTGTCTTTGTTCTGTTTTAATGCTCCTGAGCAGTAATTGCTGAGGTAAGAACCGACGTGACTTATTCCCGACGGTGTCCCACGTCAGGGGAAAAAATGATActtattgttttttaaatttaaatttgtgcTTAATTGTATTACACGATCAAACTTTGGTAATGCATGCgaatttctctttcttgtttatcGGCATTTGTCTAGcggaattttctttttgaaatttgtaaCTTTTTCCGCTTGTCTTGGTGCTTCTTTTACCGAGTAATTATAGTGTCAGTTTAAGAATGTAAGGATCTTCTATCATAGTGTCCTCTGATTGTCTCTTGTAAGCGTTTTGGATTTTATCTGAATTTCAGCGGTGCATGTATATCAACACCATAAAACGGTCGTTTGTCGAATCTTGTATGTGGGTGTGTGAGGGGAATGATGGATTTGGTTTTATAAACCTGTAGTTGGCTTTTGCAGctctatttttctcttgttcttatGTAGTGGGTCTTTTTTTGTTACTTATGGGAGGAGATTAATAATTTGATTTAGATATTGCTGTTTCTGTTGCGTAACAGGTCAGAAGGCAGGCCCATGTGTCCCTTCGAAATTGTTTACACGGCTTTCATGGTTCAACCATGATCGCCCCTGCAAGCGAAGGAATTgcaaacatttttgaaaggtcTCTTCTGCTTGCAAGTGGTTCAAAGTCAAGTGGTACAACTGCACCCGATGGGACCAAAGGAGCTGTGGAAGTTCTGTATATATTAAATGCTCTCAAAGATTGCGTTCCCCTAATGTCATCAAAAGCTTCATCTAATATCGTTAAGTACTTCAAGACTCTTATTGAACTAGGGCAACCAATTGTTACCAGAAATATTATGAATATTTTGTATGCAATATGCACGAGTCCAACTTCAGAGGTTGTTGCTGAAGTGCTGCAAGATCTTTTATGCTCCTTGGCTTTGTCTGTTTCTGCTGAAGGGAAATCAGCGGAAGATATAATATTCAGATCGCGTGTTATTCATGTTGTCACAAAGAAAGTATATTCTCTTAATAGAGATGTTTGTGTGGTGAAGCTGCCAACCATATTCAACGCACTTGGAGGTCTGTTTGTTATTTTCTGTCTACTATCCGAGAATCCTTCCAGATTATTATCGTCTTTTGTTTGCTCAACTTTCTGGTCTTTCACTTGCTGGcatgaatttgaatatattttgaagaaaagaaaaaaactcgattatattttttaaatattgtttttcatTGTCACAGAAGTATTGGCCTGTAAGCATGCAGAGGCTGTCTTCGCAGCCGTGGATGCCCTAAAGGATCTCATTGAAACATGTGTCGATGAAGTCTTGATCAAGCAGGGTGTTGGTCAGCTACAGATGGATATGAACGGTGGCACAAGGAAGTCTGCTCCTACTACTATAGAGAAAATATGTGCATCTCTTGAGGGTTTCATTGGTTATCAGTACATTGCAGTCTGGGACTTGTCACTTCAGATTCTTTCAGTAATGTTTGATAAATTAGGTAGGGCTCACTTTGCTGGTGTGtgcttttcatttcttgcatagtgccaatataatttttttgtttctttcgcACACGATATGTTATGAAGATTTATGCCTTCACACGCATGATCAacttcaaacaaaacaaatagtTGCTGAAATGAGCTTCAAGTGTTTCTATTCCTCTTTTATAAAAATCTACTCATGAAATGATTTTCTGTTTCCTAAATGGTATTATGGCTTAATCAGTCTACTGTTGTATGATGTTTTGTTTCCCTAATGAAGACGTCATTTTCAGGAATGTGTTGGTTTCTTGTGGGATATATCTACTAAATTATGAACTAGATGCCCCTTCTGTCTAATTTTGCTAGTTATATGCAATTTAGCATATCAGTGAAAGTTTATCCATCTTTAGTTGACACTTTAGCCATAATATTTATTGTCAATGCAGGGGAATCATCATTATATTTAATGGAGGGGATTGTGAAAAGCCTCGCCGATATCGAAAAGCTACCTGATGAAGTTCTTTCTAATAGAAAAGAGGCAAACTTCTCTCAGAAACAAACTTGATTGATCTGGtgtttttgcattttgttcAGCTGGCCTTATGTCATTTTTATGAAAGTGAAGTTTGTTGGACAAGATTCACTTGCTAGCTATTTCTGAAGCCTATGTGGCTGAAAACCTGTCACACGGGTATGTGTGACCTGCC containing:
- the LOC116263824 gene encoding 17.4 kDa class III heat shock protein-like, giving the protein MSSMLDKDNLADGDPVSMVKHFLHSPAGLRNFIHYTSQTHSHEYEEKNVVSVIPVDILRTSKEYVFYVDVPGFSKADIQVTVEDEKILVLRGGGKRKREEGDEEDCRYIRMERRASSRFVRKFNLPDDSDVSSISARCENGVLTVTVARIPPSSEQKTVEIPIA